A genomic segment from Lentisphaerota bacterium encodes:
- a CDS encoding ABC transporter ATP-binding protein, giving the protein MTPVIETTGLRKIFRDFWRRPTVCAVDSLNLTIQPGEVFGLLGPNGSGKSTTIKMLLGLLHPTAGTVSVLGRPPADIVIKHRIGYLPENTHLHRFLTPRETLHYYGALFGLDRRTCRERGEALLEMADLTEVADRPIDGFSKGMARRVGIAQALINAPDLLILDEPTSGLDPVACREVKDLVRALANDGMTVLMTSHLLADVEHVCDRVAIMHRGLVQAEGAVDDLLVRADTTRFLIANLSDAEAEPLRAELAARLNRVVATDHPTVSLETYFLDVVARASGKASALTHFRPAPFLHKTGIGGAATESAKRESA; this is encoded by the coding sequence ATGACCCCTGTGATCGAAACAACCGGCTTGCGCAAAATTTTCCGCGACTTCTGGCGGCGGCCCACCGTTTGCGCGGTTGACTCGCTAAACCTGACGATCCAGCCCGGCGAGGTGTTCGGTCTGCTGGGGCCGAACGGATCGGGCAAAAGCACGACCATCAAGATGCTGCTGGGACTCCTCCACCCGACGGCGGGAACGGTCAGCGTCCTCGGCCGTCCACCCGCCGACATTGTCATCAAGCATCGCATCGGGTATCTTCCCGAGAACACCCATCTTCACCGCTTCCTGACCCCGCGGGAAACCCTCCACTACTATGGCGCCCTTTTTGGCCTTGATCGCCGCACGTGCCGCGAGCGGGGCGAGGCGCTTCTGGAAATGGCCGATCTCACCGAGGTCGCCGACCGCCCGATCGACGGGTTTTCCAAGGGAATGGCGCGTCGCGTCGGCATTGCCCAGGCGTTGATCAACGCGCCGGACTTGCTGATTCTCGATGAGCCCACCTCCGGGCTCGATCCCGTTGCCTGCCGCGAAGTGAAAGATCTGGTCCGCGCGCTCGCCAACGACGGCATGACCGTGTTGATGACCTCGCATCTGCTCGCCGACGTCGAGCATGTCTGTGACCGCGTGGCCATCATGCACCGGGGGCTTGTCCAGGCTGAGGGGGCCGTGGACGACCTCCTCGTCCGCGCCGACACCACCCGCTTTCTGATCGCCAACCTCTCAGACGCTGAGGCCGAACCCCTGCGCGCCGAGCTTGCGGCGCGCCTGAACCGTGTTGTCGCCACCGACCACCCCACGGTTTCGCTCGAAACCTATTTTCTCGACGTGGTTGCGCGGGCTTCTGGGAAAGCCTCCGCGCTGACCCATTTTAGACCGGCCCCGTTCCTGCATAAAACCGGCATCGGCGGAGCTGCGACGGAATCGGCCAAACGGGAGTCTGCATGA
- the lpoB gene encoding penicillin-binding protein activator LpoB produces the protein MKTSTSCLVFLALVTLMTGCTTSNVREVPLDRAAATTKLEPQDVRRTVEKMVESLLVAPGVKEFVSDRRPVLDIEPMKNRSTQHIDMISITDSVRMQLLRSGLFRFVDRSSAGTVGTDIARIDQENTLGLVDASKAVKAGQQTALDMYLTGTLSEIKNVSGRTLDQYYKFSMILKDLKTGEIVWADEKEIRKASTRPVFGM, from the coding sequence ATGAAAACATCCACCTCCTGCCTCGTGTTCCTCGCGCTGGTCACCCTGATGACCGGATGCACCACGTCCAACGTCCGCGAAGTTCCGCTCGACCGCGCTGCGGCAACGACCAAACTGGAACCTCAGGATGTGCGCCGCACCGTTGAAAAAATGGTCGAGTCGCTCCTCGTCGCCCCCGGTGTCAAGGAGTTTGTCAGCGACCGCCGGCCGGTGCTGGACATCGAGCCGATGAAGAATCGCTCGACCCAGCACATCGACATGATCAGCATCACCGATTCGGTGCGCATGCAATTGCTGCGTTCGGGACTGTTCCGCTTTGTTGACCGGTCCTCGGCCGGCACGGTCGGCACCGACATCGCGCGGATTGACCAGGAAAACACGCTCGGGCTGGTGGACGCCTCGAAGGCGGTCAAGGCCGGCCAGCAGACGGCGCTCGACATGTACCTCACCGGAACGCTTTCTGAGATCAAGAACGTTTCGGGCCGGACACTCGACCAGTACTACAAGTTCTCGATGATCCTGAAAGACCTCAAGACGGGCGAGATCGTCTGGGCTGACGAGAAGGAAATCCGAAAAGCGAGCACCCGCCCGGTTTTCGGAATGTAG
- a CDS encoding DUF1425 domain-containing protein, with amino-acid sequence MHTMKTVKHIALSAAFAAGLIGLTGCADTAGTVVKTDHLTSATLIHEDNTRLARRIDVTGVTYDTVNGLQRVHISLASTRHGRVRVDYRICWFDANGMEIDGDTKPYRSLILEGRDAVTVTGVANSAAAVSSKLRIRETSQSE; translated from the coding sequence ATGCACACCATGAAAACCGTAAAACACATCGCCCTCTCTGCGGCGTTCGCTGCGGGGCTCATCGGCCTGACGGGCTGTGCAGACACCGCAGGAACCGTGGTCAAGACCGACCACCTCACGAGTGCCACGCTGATCCACGAGGACAACACCCGTCTGGCGCGCCGCATCGACGTCACCGGCGTCACTTACGACACCGTGAACGGGCTGCAGCGCGTCCACATTTCGCTGGCCTCGACGCGTCACGGTCGTGTGCGGGTTGACTACCGCATCTGCTGGTTCGACGCCAACGGCATGGAGATCGACGGCGACACGAAGCCGTATCGCTCGCTGATTCTCGAAGGCCGCGATGCCGTCACCGTCACCGGCGTCGCCAATTCGGCGGCCGCCGTGTCGTCCAAATTGCGCATCCGCGAAACCAGCCAATCCGAATAA
- a CDS encoding PEGA domain-containing protein has product MRNTHLCSLLVLAAAGLIGVRAAAQGVTVSEAVKPEESAELKAFKERIQAANPGMDIVSIDAQRSATLAARPQPAAHSKIAIFVKNQTQTAGLDDLVDGVRDRLGAELAGAGLIVLDKAEIAEGFNRFKVTSEDERAGLVSGVFTGGSAVRVAQMLGVDYLMTASVIGADRATRKVGDQPVVTFTLRMSVKVSDAATGASVYGENWTRRAPVPAESAEGANATAYYNDLLDVWAQEAGASIAAKATTWRPAAAAVGLVTFTVTTTVDELIQGLESGVRAPNELLGEMRRLVGGVTVELDGAAVGSSPGTFSCAPGLHQLRISRPWMKDWQQTVNIQEGSAFRVALELSDAGLQRYQSLERFRALAAVTYAEALAQKGVKVNFDTAAWRDVSIGSKAGTTVTTIVPD; this is encoded by the coding sequence ATGAGAAACACACATCTGTGCAGTCTTCTGGTGCTGGCGGCAGCGGGGCTTATCGGCGTGCGCGCGGCCGCGCAGGGCGTGACGGTCAGCGAGGCCGTTAAACCCGAAGAATCGGCTGAATTAAAAGCGTTCAAGGAGCGGATTCAGGCGGCCAATCCCGGGATGGACATTGTGTCGATTGATGCGCAGCGGTCCGCGACGCTGGCGGCCAGACCCCAACCGGCGGCTCATTCCAAGATCGCCATCTTTGTGAAAAACCAGACCCAGACAGCCGGGCTGGACGATCTGGTGGATGGCGTGCGGGACCGCCTGGGCGCCGAGCTGGCCGGCGCGGGGCTGATCGTGCTTGACAAGGCCGAGATCGCCGAAGGCTTCAACCGGTTCAAGGTGACCTCCGAGGATGAGCGAGCGGGCTTGGTCAGCGGCGTCTTCACGGGCGGTTCGGCCGTGCGCGTGGCGCAAATGCTGGGGGTCGATTATCTCATGACGGCCTCGGTGATTGGCGCGGACCGTGCAACGCGAAAGGTGGGCGATCAACCGGTGGTCACCTTCACCCTGCGGATGTCGGTCAAGGTGAGCGACGCCGCGACGGGTGCCTCGGTTTACGGCGAAAACTGGACACGCCGCGCGCCAGTGCCTGCGGAGAGCGCCGAGGGCGCGAATGCCACCGCGTATTACAATGATCTGCTGGATGTCTGGGCCCAGGAGGCCGGGGCCTCAATCGCCGCCAAGGCCACCACGTGGAGGCCCGCTGCGGCGGCCGTTGGTTTGGTGACGTTCACGGTCACCACGACCGTGGATGAGTTGATCCAGGGGCTGGAGTCGGGGGTCCGCGCGCCCAACGAGCTGCTGGGCGAGATGCGCCGTCTGGTCGGCGGCGTCACGGTCGAGTTGGACGGCGCGGCGGTGGGGTCGTCACCGGGAACCTTCTCCTGCGCGCCGGGTCTGCATCAGCTCCGCATCTCCCGCCCGTGGATGAAAGACTGGCAGCAGACGGTGAACATCCAGGAGGGCTCGGCCTTCCGCGTGGCGCTGGAACTTTCGGATGCCGGCCTGCAGCGGTATCAGTCGCTGGAGCGTTTCCGCGCGCTGGCGGCCGTGACCTACGCCGAGGCCCTCGCACAGAAGGGCGTGAAGGTCAATTTTGACACGGCGGCCTGGCGCGATGTCTCCATCGGTAGCAAGGCCGGGACCACCGTCACCACGATCGTTCCCGATTAA
- a CDS encoding glycoside hydrolase family 2 protein, which yields MPRFRAGVHPTHTREGLTFRPRLSHTLRLTPSKETTMQTIALNDVWQLLEKPLIASGDEPVPAAAEWAAAIPAVVPGEVHLDLLRQGRITEPLYDRNAPNCAWVEDRSWWYRRSFQFAGAPGRRVELVCEGLDYQARLWLNGVPIGRAANALIAHRFDVTHALCPGENTLLIRLDAGVAEAQNKPRAKYGQGAHESIWTRKAAYTFGWDWAPRLVNCGIWRPVRLEILDPVALRDVWVRTRLVGKGRAIVTVAAEIENVTDAPADATLTLTIPGVGERTLPVAAVAPGRRCIETAFEVARPRLWWPRPLGKPNLYTLETRLLHGGATCATRTTRFGIREITLAQEPNPAVPGGQTFTFVVNGEKCFINGANWAPSDGIPARITPERRTHLLTLVRDAHINMLRVWGGGIFEEDDFYDYCDANGILLWHDFMMACFIYPGDDAGFRQQMADELAVAVPRLRNHPSIAVWCGSNESDWAFDNNWYPGCEANTSLVLEHELIPGLMKSLDPDRPYRPTSPFGGKDVNDEDQGDQHWWSVSIATGGNDPIDYRNYRRAHCTFNSEYGYFGMPALESIHDYLPEDQRTVDSEGFRLHTNRHGFMEKGQKGQIKVFAAIDLLAGNSASMTLEQLVEASQLLQAEALKTATEQARRRKFDCGGSMFWMFPDSWGEIGWSVVDYYLRKKASYDYVRRASAPVLVSIKEEECGVSTWVVNDTRARVTGTLECTLMSFDGQVRSRTSQAVVIRKNASVRCGLDRMSLMRSGDFYHARLSGPAGVIAENVFFFMNIKSLKMPPATVRSEILSRDSGCAVMRLFTDVFAHFVRVDPPAGLDTEDRCFDILPGGSRDIVLRGDLSCLDAVRLRWRNRE from the coding sequence ATGCCACGTTTCCGCGCGGGTGTCCACCCCACACACACGCGAGAAGGATTGACGTTCAGACCGCGTCTGTCGCATACTCTGCGGCTCACTCCAAGCAAGGAAACGACTATGCAAACAATCGCGCTGAATGACGTCTGGCAACTTCTGGAAAAACCGTTGATCGCAAGCGGTGACGAGCCTGTGCCGGCCGCCGCAGAGTGGGCTGCGGCGATTCCGGCCGTCGTCCCCGGCGAGGTGCACCTGGACCTGCTGCGCCAGGGGCGGATCACCGAGCCGCTCTATGATCGAAATGCCCCGAATTGCGCCTGGGTCGAGGACCGGTCCTGGTGGTACCGTCGCTCTTTTCAATTCGCCGGCGCGCCCGGTCGGCGCGTCGAGCTGGTCTGCGAGGGGCTGGATTACCAGGCGAGGCTCTGGCTCAATGGCGTTCCGATCGGCCGCGCCGCCAACGCCCTGATCGCGCATCGCTTTGACGTAACACACGCCCTGTGCCCCGGTGAAAACACGCTGCTGATTCGCTTGGACGCCGGTGTGGCGGAGGCGCAAAACAAGCCGCGGGCGAAATACGGACAGGGCGCTCACGAGAGCATCTGGACGCGCAAGGCGGCCTATACCTTCGGATGGGACTGGGCGCCGCGGCTGGTCAACTGCGGTATCTGGCGGCCGGTGCGGCTGGAGATCCTCGACCCCGTGGCGTTGCGCGATGTCTGGGTCCGTACCCGGCTCGTCGGCAAGGGCCGCGCGATTGTGACGGTCGCCGCCGAGATCGAGAACGTGACGGACGCCCCGGCGGACGCCACGCTGACGCTGACTATTCCCGGCGTCGGCGAGCGGACGCTGCCGGTCGCTGCCGTGGCGCCGGGCCGGCGCTGCATCGAGACCGCGTTCGAAGTGGCGCGCCCGCGCCTCTGGTGGCCACGCCCGCTGGGCAAGCCAAACCTGTACACGCTCGAGACGCGGCTGCTTCACGGGGGCGCGACCTGCGCGACACGCACCACGCGCTTTGGCATCCGCGAGATCACCCTCGCGCAGGAGCCGAACCCCGCCGTCCCCGGAGGCCAGACGTTTACGTTCGTGGTTAATGGCGAGAAATGCTTCATCAATGGGGCGAATTGGGCGCCGTCCGACGGTATCCCCGCACGGATCACGCCGGAGCGGCGCACGCATCTGCTGACGCTGGTCCGCGATGCCCACATCAATATGTTGCGGGTCTGGGGCGGCGGTATCTTTGAAGAAGACGATTTCTATGACTATTGCGATGCGAACGGCATTCTGCTGTGGCATGACTTCATGATGGCCTGCTTTATCTATCCCGGCGACGACGCAGGCTTTCGCCAGCAGATGGCCGACGAGCTCGCAGTGGCCGTTCCGCGCCTCCGTAACCACCCCTCCATCGCCGTGTGGTGCGGCAGCAATGAATCGGACTGGGCGTTCGATAACAATTGGTATCCCGGCTGCGAGGCCAACACAAGCCTGGTTCTGGAGCATGAGCTGATTCCCGGTCTGATGAAAAGCCTCGATCCGGACCGGCCCTACCGGCCGACGAGCCCCTTCGGCGGCAAGGATGTCAACGACGAGGACCAGGGCGATCAGCACTGGTGGTCGGTGAGCATCGCCACGGGCGGCAATGACCCGATTGACTACCGCAACTACCGGCGGGCGCACTGCACGTTCAACTCGGAGTATGGATATTTCGGTATGCCCGCGCTGGAATCTATCCATGATTACCTGCCCGAGGACCAGCGGACCGTGGACTCCGAGGGCTTCCGCCTGCATACGAACCGCCACGGCTTTATGGAGAAGGGGCAGAAGGGTCAGATCAAGGTCTTTGCCGCGATTGATTTGCTGGCGGGGAACTCGGCGTCCATGACCCTGGAACAGCTCGTCGAGGCCTCTCAATTGCTGCAGGCCGAGGCGCTGAAAACCGCCACCGAACAGGCGCGCCGGCGGAAGTTTGATTGCGGCGGCAGCATGTTCTGGATGTTTCCGGACTCCTGGGGCGAGATCGGGTGGTCCGTCGTGGATTACTATCTGCGCAAGAAGGCGTCCTATGATTATGTCCGCCGGGCCAGCGCGCCGGTGCTTGTGTCCATCAAGGAGGAGGAATGCGGCGTCTCCACGTGGGTAGTCAACGACACCCGCGCCCGTGTCACGGGCACGCTGGAGTGTACGCTGATGTCGTTCGACGGGCAGGTCCGGTCGCGGACGTCGCAGGCCGTCGTCATACGCAAGAATGCGTCGGTGCGTTGCGGTTTGGATCGGATGTCGCTGATGCGAAGCGGCGATTTTTACCACGCCCGGTTGAGCGGACCCGCAGGCGTGATCGCAGAGAACGTGTTCTTCTTCATGAACATCAAGTCCCTCAAGATGCCACCCGCAACGGTGCGCTCCGAGATCCTCTCGCGCGATTCGGGGTGCGCCGTGATGCGGCTCTTCACGGACGTGTTCGCTCACTTCGTTCGGGTTGACCCCCCTGCGGGGCTCGACACCGAGGACCGCTGTTTCGACATCCTGCCGGGCGGCTCGCGCGACATCGTCCTGCGCGGCGACCTGTCTTGCCTTGACGCCGTGCGCCTCCGTTGGCGCAATCGGGAATAA